One window of the Flavobacteriaceae bacterium YJPT1-3 genome contains the following:
- the folE gene encoding GTP cyclohydrolase I FolE, with protein MKTDLKKNKSLVDQDAIDAAGDAHASSSSETPLRKDAFDKSDIEKIALIKKDVAHIMETLGLDLSDDSLKGTPNRVAKMFVNEIFGGLHPDRKPKASTFSNNYKYGEMLVEKNITVYSTCEHHLLPIVGRAHVAYISNGTVVGLSKMNRIVDYYAKRPQVQERLTMQIVKELQEVLGTLDVACVIDAKHLCVNSRGIRDIESSTVTSEFGGKFKEEAVRRELLDYINLSTEF; from the coding sequence ATGAAAACCGATTTGAAAAAAAATAAATCACTAGTAGACCAGGATGCGATAGATGCTGCCGGAGATGCACATGCGTCATCGAGCAGTGAGACTCCGCTCCGTAAAGATGCTTTCGACAAAAGCGATATTGAGAAAATCGCACTGATTAAAAAAGATGTCGCTCATATTATGGAAACCTTGGGTCTCGATCTTTCTGATGACAGTCTCAAGGGCACTCCTAATCGTGTGGCTAAAATGTTTGTCAACGAAATTTTTGGAGGTCTACATCCGGATCGCAAACCTAAAGCGTCTACTTTTTCCAACAATTATAAATATGGGGAAATGTTGGTTGAAAAGAACATCACGGTGTATTCCACTTGTGAACACCATTTGCTCCCCATAGTCGGCCGGGCTCATGTGGCCTATATTTCCAATGGTACAGTGGTTGGCCTATCAAAAATGAATCGTATTGTTGATTATTACGCCAAACGACCACAAGTTCAGGAACGGCTTACTATGCAGATCGTTAAAGAACTGCAGGAAGTACTTGGAACCCTTGACGTAGCCTGCGTTATTGACGCCAAGCATTTATGTGTCAACAGTCGGGGCATCCGCGACATTGAGAGCAGTACTGTGACCAGCGAATTTGGCGGTAAATTTAAAGAAGAGGCTGTACGTCGTGAACTTCTGGACTATATTAATTTAAGTACAGAATTTTAA
- the proS gene encoding proline--tRNA ligase — MGKNLTSRSEDYSKWYNELVVKADLAENSAVRGCMVIKPYGFAIWEKMQAELDRMFKETGHQNAYFPLFVPKSLFEAEEKNAEGFAKECAVVTHYRLKNDPDREGKLMVDPEAKLEEELVVRPTSEAIIWSTYKNWIQSYRDLPILINQWANVVRWEMRTRLFLRTAEFLWQEGHTAHATKEEALEEAMTINNIYAEFAENFMAIPVVKGYKTESERFAGAEETLCIEALMQDGKALQAGTSHFLGQNFAKAFDVKFATKEGGLEYVWASSWGVSTRLMGALIMTHSDDNGLVLPPNLAPIQVVIVPIYRNEEQLEAISQVAHEIEKELRAHGVSVKYDDRDSHKPGWKFNQYELQGVPLRIGIGPKDLEKRTVELARRDTLTKEFVSKDVIIERVQFLLKEIQEALYHKAFEFRDSHITEVDDFETFKKVLKEKGGFLSAHWDGTPETEQRIKELTKATIRCIPLSRKQEKGSCVLTGNPSEGRVLFAKAY, encoded by the coding sequence ATGGGTAAGAATCTAACCAGTCGAAGCGAAGATTATTCTAAATGGTACAATGAATTGGTCGTAAAGGCTGATCTCGCAGAAAACTCGGCTGTTCGCGGGTGTATGGTCATCAAACCCTACGGGTTTGCCATATGGGAAAAAATGCAAGCCGAATTGGATCGCATGTTTAAAGAGACCGGTCATCAAAATGCTTATTTTCCATTGTTCGTGCCCAAGAGTTTATTTGAGGCAGAAGAGAAAAATGCAGAAGGATTTGCTAAGGAATGCGCGGTTGTCACTCATTATCGATTAAAAAATGACCCGGATCGAGAAGGGAAACTGATGGTTGACCCGGAAGCTAAGCTGGAAGAAGAACTGGTGGTTCGTCCCACTAGTGAGGCGATTATTTGGAGTACGTATAAGAACTGGATCCAGTCCTATCGGGATCTTCCCATTTTGATTAATCAATGGGCCAACGTGGTTCGTTGGGAAATGCGAACCCGTTTATTTCTAAGAACGGCTGAATTTTTATGGCAAGAAGGGCATACGGCGCATGCGACCAAGGAGGAGGCTCTGGAGGAGGCGATGACTATAAACAATATTTACGCAGAGTTTGCCGAGAATTTTATGGCCATACCTGTCGTAAAAGGCTATAAAACGGAAAGTGAGCGCTTCGCTGGGGCAGAAGAAACCTTGTGTATTGAAGCCTTGATGCAAGATGGAAAAGCCTTGCAGGCCGGAACTTCACATTTTTTGGGTCAGAATTTCGCGAAAGCTTTCGATGTCAAATTTGCCACGAAGGAGGGCGGCTTGGAGTATGTCTGGGCATCTTCCTGGGGAGTTTCTACCCGTCTCATGGGAGCCTTGATCATGACCCACAGTGATGATAACGGGTTGGTGCTGCCGCCTAATTTGGCACCTATTCAAGTAGTGATCGTCCCTATTTATCGCAATGAGGAGCAATTGGAAGCTATTTCCCAGGTGGCTCATGAAATAGAAAAAGAGCTTCGTGCTCACGGTGTCTCTGTCAAGTATGACGACCGGGATAGTCATAAACCGGGTTGGAAATTCAATCAGTATGAATTGCAGGGCGTACCACTTCGCATCGGGATAGGGCCCAAGGATTTAGAAAAAAGAACGGTCGAACTAGCCCGTCGGGATACCTTGACCAAAGAGTTCGTCTCTAAAGATGTCATCATCGAACGCGTTCAGTTCTTACTTAAGGAAATTCAGGAAGCGCTTTATCACAAAGCATTCGAGTTTCGAGATAGCCATATCACAGAGGTGGATGATTTTGAGACTTTTAAAAAGGTGCTTAAAGAAAAGGGCGGGTTTCTAAGCGCTCATTGGGACGGAACTCCAGAAACGGAGCAACGCATCAAGGAACTGACCAAGGCGACCATTCGTTGCATTCCGCTTTCGCGAAAGCAGGAAAAAGGAAGTTGCGTTTTGACAGGAAACCCTTCTGAAGGAAGAGTATTGTTTGCGAAAGCGTATTAG
- the secDF gene encoding protein translocase subunit SecDF: MQNKGLIRGFAIVFGLVSLYQLSFTYFTNKTEAEAKAYAVAQVPETADEYVERRGAVESQYLDSIANDPIALGISYADAKEKELNKGLDLKGGINAILQISVKDILRGLADGSNDPAFVQALETADEAQKDSQNTYFEDFYSAFTAQPGNPQLASPDIFANSTLQDKITFDMSNEEVRPVLEQEIDASILSAFEVLRNRIDKFGVTQPNIQRLGNSGRILIELPGAKDIDRVKYLLQSTAQLEFYQTHFASEVIEYLVAVNEELKDIVNPVSQQEAETQADTEETEDSTIDDLLASEEDNDSLDAALANNPLYEVFQFNPAIQQFPQTAIIGYASVKDTATINGYLQRPEIARLRPQNLRFTKFRWGTDEEDSGVVPFYALVSDRAGTPAMEGDVVNDARQQFSQTQQPAVGLDFEGQGVDLWARITKAVAQKGNTIAIVLDNIVYSAATARQEIKLGSTEITGNFTVATAQDLANVLKAGKLPASADIIQSDVVGPSLGQEAIDSGTLSFAIALAFVLIWMIFYYGKAGAFADVALVVNILFIFGILAGLGAVLTLPGIAGIVLTIGMSVDANVLIFERIREELYSGKSEKDAIKDGFNNALSSILDANITTFLTAAILFLFGTGPIQGFATTLMIGIATSLFTAIFITRLFIDGYGKNGKSLAFSTAVTKNLFRDMKIKFLEKRKIAYVISLIIIAIGVGSLFTQGLDQGVDFAGGRTYTVRFEQAVNPVEVKEALIAEFGSAEAKTLGGANQLKITTKYKIDQTAAEVDNEVEQKLFDATQSFLPNGLTFERFVTLYEGKTVGIMYSGKVGPTIADDIKKSALFAIIGSLIVVFLYILLRFRRWQFSLGAVAAVFHDVLVVLGIFSLLYKFMPFNMEIDQTFIAAILTVIGYSLNDTVVVFDRIREYFNEHRNTRPMGTIINQALNSTLSRTLNTSLTTLIVLIAIFIFAEPLRGFMFALIVGVIVGTYSSLFIATPVMFDTVQKKALKPEKKKTKEEEEPVKA, from the coding sequence ATGCAGAATAAAGGACTCATCAGAGGATTTGCAATTGTTTTTGGCCTGGTCAGTTTGTACCAGCTTTCATTTACGTATTTCACCAACAAAACTGAGGCCGAGGCTAAAGCCTACGCAGTGGCTCAGGTTCCGGAAACTGCCGACGAGTATGTGGAGCGCAGAGGAGCTGTTGAAAGCCAGTATTTAGATTCTATAGCCAATGATCCTATCGCTTTAGGAATTTCTTATGCTGACGCGAAAGAGAAAGAACTTAATAAAGGTTTGGACTTAAAAGGAGGCATCAATGCGATTCTTCAAATTTCAGTCAAAGACATTTTACGAGGTCTTGCCGATGGTAGCAATGATCCTGCTTTCGTGCAAGCGCTGGAAACAGCAGATGAGGCACAGAAGGACAGTCAAAACACGTATTTTGAAGATTTTTATTCAGCGTTCACGGCTCAACCCGGTAACCCACAGTTAGCTTCCCCCGATATTTTCGCTAACAGCACCTTGCAGGACAAAATCACCTTTGATATGTCCAATGAAGAGGTACGCCCGGTATTGGAGCAAGAAATTGACGCCTCTATTCTTTCCGCCTTTGAGGTTTTGCGTAATCGTATCGATAAATTCGGGGTGACCCAACCAAACATTCAGCGTTTAGGAAATTCAGGGCGTATCCTCATCGAGCTTCCCGGAGCGAAAGACATTGACCGGGTAAAGTACCTGTTGCAGAGTACGGCTCAGTTGGAATTTTATCAAACGCACTTTGCCAGCGAGGTCATTGAGTACCTGGTCGCTGTCAATGAAGAATTAAAAGATATCGTCAATCCGGTGAGTCAGCAAGAGGCAGAGACTCAGGCCGATACCGAAGAAACTGAAGACAGTACTATTGATGATCTTTTAGCCAGTGAAGAAGACAACGATTCTTTGGACGCGGCCTTGGCTAACAATCCGCTGTATGAAGTGTTCCAGTTCAATCCGGCCATTCAGCAATTTCCTCAGACCGCGATTATAGGGTATGCGAGTGTCAAAGACACCGCTACCATAAACGGTTATCTTCAACGTCCTGAGATCGCTCGTTTACGCCCTCAAAATTTGCGATTCACTAAATTCCGTTGGGGAACCGACGAAGAAGATTCTGGGGTCGTTCCATTCTATGCTTTAGTTTCTGATCGTGCGGGTACACCTGCTATGGAGGGCGACGTGGTTAATGACGCTCGCCAGCAGTTTTCACAGACGCAACAGCCTGCCGTTGGCCTTGATTTTGAAGGGCAAGGCGTAGATTTATGGGCACGAATTACAAAAGCCGTGGCTCAAAAAGGAAATACTATTGCCATCGTACTTGATAATATCGTATATTCTGCAGCGACTGCACGACAAGAAATCAAATTAGGGAGTACAGAGATAACTGGTAATTTTACAGTAGCTACTGCCCAAGACCTAGCGAATGTATTGAAGGCGGGTAAACTCCCTGCTTCCGCGGATATTATTCAGAGTGATGTAGTAGGTCCTTCTTTGGGTCAGGAGGCCATTGACAGTGGAACCTTGTCTTTTGCTATTGCGTTGGCCTTCGTTTTGATCTGGATGATCTTCTATTACGGAAAGGCAGGGGCTTTTGCCGATGTCGCTTTGGTCGTGAACATCTTGTTCATTTTTGGAATACTGGCGGGATTGGGAGCAGTACTAACGCTGCCCGGAATTGCAGGTATCGTCTTGACCATCGGTATGTCGGTGGATGCGAACGTGCTTATCTTTGAACGCATACGAGAAGAACTCTATAGCGGAAAATCGGAGAAAGATGCAATCAAAGATGGATTCAACAATGCGTTGTCATCTATTTTAGATGCTAACATTACAACATTCTTGACTGCAGCTATCCTCTTTCTCTTCGGGACCGGACCTATTCAAGGTTTCGCAACGACCTTGATGATCGGTATCGCAACTTCCTTGTTTACGGCCATCTTTATTACCCGTCTCTTTATTGACGGTTACGGGAAGAATGGAAAATCATTGGCTTTCTCTACAGCGGTCACCAAGAATTTATTCCGGGACATGAAGATCAAATTCCTGGAAAAAAGAAAGATCGCTTACGTGATCTCATTGATCATCATCGCTATTGGAGTCGGGTCTTTGTTTACCCAAGGCCTAGATCAAGGGGTCGATTTTGCCGGAGGACGCACCTACACCGTACGTTTTGAGCAGGCAGTAAATCCCGTGGAGGTTAAAGAGGCTTTGATTGCTGAATTTGGTAGTGCTGAAGCGAAAACCTTAGGTGGAGCAAATCAGTTAAAAATCACCACCAAATATAAGATCGACCAAACCGCAGCGGAGGTCGATAATGAAGTGGAGCAGAAGCTCTTCGATGCAACACAATCCTTCCTGCCGAACGGCTTGACTTTCGAGCGTTTTGTGACCTTATACGAAGGTAAAACCGTTGGAATCATGTATAGTGGTAAGGTAGGACCGACCATTGCGGATGATATTAAGAAATCGGCACTCTTTGCGATTATCGGCTCTTTGATTGTGGTCTTCCTTTACATCCTCTTACGATTTAGAAGATGGCAATTTAGTTTAGGAGCGGTAGCGGCCGTTTTTCACGATGTACTTGTAGTGCTGGGTATCTTCTCCTTACTGTATAAGTTCATGCCGTTCAATATGGAGATCGATCAAACTTTCATTGCAGCTATACTGACTGTGATTGGATATTCCTTGAACGATACGGTGGTTGTATTTGACCGTATCCGTGAATATTTTAATGAGCATCGCAACACCCGCCCTATGGGTACGATCATCAATCAGGCCTTAAACAGTACGTTGAGCCGTACCTTGAATACCTCGTTGACCACCTTGATCGTTTTGATTGCTATCTTCATATTCGCAGAACCGCTTCGTGGATTCATGTTTGCCTTGATCGTAGGGGTTATTGTAGGTACGTATTCTTCCTTGTTTATCGCAACTCCTGTCATGTTTGATACGGTACAGAAAAAGGCATTGAAGCCAGAGAAGAAAAAAACAAAAGAAGAGGAGGAGCCCGTTAAGGCTTAG
- the cysS gene encoding cysteine--tRNA ligase, whose amino-acid sequence MPLYQEQTLQIYNSLSGQKEEFKPIHEGAIGMYVCGPTVYSNVHLGNVRTFMSFDVVFRYLKHLGYKVRYVRNITDAGHLTDDADQGEDKIAKKARLEKIEPMEVVQEYTLDFHHILNQFNLLPPSIEPTATGHIIEQMEIVKEILEKGYAYVKNGSVYFDVIKFNQDHEYGKLSGRNIEDMIANTRELTAQSEKRNPQDFALWKKAEPQHIMRWPSPWGDGFPGWHLECTAMSTKYLGDQFDIHGGGMDLKFPHHECEIAQSEASSGQSPVNYWMHANMLTLNGQKMSKSTGNSIMPAELLSGDSEHLSKAFTPTVVRFFMLQAHYRSVLDFSNDALLASEKGFTRLLEGVKIMDQLKASGESSFDWNTWRAEAYAAMNDDFNTPILIAQLFEAIKQIHLIKDGKTTISESDLEMIKHLLDVFVFEILGLQEQSSGREEDQERLEGVVNLLIQMRKDARERKDFATSDQIRDQLLALGIQLKDNREGTTYTLV is encoded by the coding sequence ATGCCGCTGTATCAAGAACAGACGCTACAGATTTACAATTCCCTTTCTGGTCAAAAGGAGGAATTTAAACCCATTCACGAAGGTGCCATAGGCATGTATGTTTGTGGGCCTACGGTCTACAGTAATGTGCACTTAGGGAACGTAAGAACTTTTATGTCCTTTGACGTCGTGTTCAGGTACCTGAAGCACCTTGGCTACAAGGTGCGCTACGTGCGGAATATAACGGACGCAGGCCATTTGACTGACGATGCTGACCAGGGGGAAGATAAGATCGCCAAGAAAGCGCGGTTGGAGAAGATAGAACCTATGGAAGTGGTGCAGGAGTACACCCTTGATTTTCATCATATTCTCAATCAATTTAATTTACTCCCACCCAGCATTGAACCCACGGCTACCGGACATATTATCGAACAAATGGAGATTGTCAAAGAGATCCTAGAAAAAGGATACGCCTATGTGAAAAACGGTTCGGTATATTTTGATGTGATCAAATTCAATCAAGATCATGAGTATGGGAAACTGAGCGGTCGTAATATCGAAGATATGATCGCCAATACCCGGGAACTGACCGCTCAAAGTGAAAAAAGAAATCCACAGGATTTCGCCCTCTGGAAAAAAGCGGAACCCCAGCATATCATGCGCTGGCCCTCTCCCTGGGGTGATGGATTTCCCGGTTGGCATTTGGAATGTACGGCTATGAGTACCAAATACCTGGGAGATCAGTTTGACATTCATGGTGGAGGAATGGATTTGAAGTTCCCACATCATGAATGCGAGATTGCACAAAGCGAAGCCTCCTCAGGTCAGAGTCCGGTAAATTATTGGATGCACGCCAACATGCTTACCCTTAACGGACAGAAAATGTCTAAAAGCACCGGTAATAGCATCATGCCGGCTGAATTATTATCTGGCGATAGCGAGCATTTATCAAAAGCCTTTACTCCCACTGTGGTCCGTTTTTTTATGCTCCAAGCGCACTACCGTAGCGTACTGGACTTCAGCAACGATGCCCTTTTGGCTAGTGAGAAGGGTTTTACCCGACTGCTGGAGGGAGTTAAAATAATGGATCAACTGAAAGCGTCTGGCGAAAGCTCTTTTGACTGGAACACTTGGAGAGCTGAGGCTTATGCAGCGATGAATGATGACTTCAATACCCCCATCCTTATTGCTCAGTTGTTTGAAGCAATCAAGCAAATCCATTTGATAAAAGACGGTAAAACCACGATCTCCGAAAGTGATTTAGAAATGATTAAGCACTTACTCGACGTGTTCGTATTCGAAATTTTAGGACTTCAGGAGCAATCCAGTGGTCGTGAGGAAGATCAGGAGCGTTTAGAAGGAGTGGTGAATCTTCTGATCCAAATGCGCAAAGATGCCCGAGAGCGAAAGGATTTTGCCACTAGTGATCAAATTCGTGATCAACTTTTGGCACTGGGCATTCAACTTAAAGACAATAGAGAGGGAACCACCTATACTTTGGTCTGA
- a CDS encoding GNAT family N-acetyltransferase: MRIEEFRPAYAKAFKKLNVQWIRKYFKMETSDYQSLDHPQEYIIDKGGAILVGLEEEQILGVCALIPMAGDDTTMELAKMAVAKEARGRGIGRFLGQAIIEKAIEFGADKLYLESNTVLTPAIHLYRKLGFKEVRGRATPYERCNIQMELKLS; encoded by the coding sequence TTGCGCATAGAAGAATTCCGTCCTGCATATGCCAAAGCTTTTAAAAAGCTTAATGTGCAATGGATCCGGAAGTATTTTAAAATGGAAACCAGTGATTATCAATCGCTCGATCATCCTCAGGAATATATCATTGACAAAGGAGGAGCTATACTTGTAGGGCTGGAGGAGGAGCAGATACTAGGCGTTTGTGCGTTGATCCCTATGGCTGGTGATGATACTACTATGGAGTTAGCAAAGATGGCTGTCGCGAAAGAAGCTCGCGGTCGCGGTATAGGTCGATTCCTGGGACAGGCCATCATCGAAAAGGCGATTGAATTTGGCGCTGATAAACTCTATTTAGAAAGCAATACTGTCCTGACTCCGGCCATCCATCTTTATAGAAAATTGGGATTTAAAGAGGTGAGGGGAAGAGCGACCCCTTACGAACGCTGTAATATTCAAATGGAATTAAAGCTGAGCTGA
- the lgt gene encoding prolipoprotein diacylglyceryl transferase, whose product MLALKFTWNPPTGIDLGFVTLHFYSLMFVVAFVLGWYLMKGMLKREGLSMEKLDSLFIYSVLAILIGARLGHVFFYQTELLWQDPLSVILPFSFVPEIEYTGFRGLASHGAAIGMIVAMYLFSKKVLGKPILYILDRVVLPVASGAIFVRLGNFFNSEMVGKLTDGPLGVQFVQDRFNEYQISRLTGIADPKKAYQAVTDNPEFASLLAEVPYRYPGQLMEATGYVFVFLILLYVYWKTDLRHKQGFLFGLFLVLLWTVRFFVEFYKRAQVEGREDWIFGLNTGQILSIPFILIGLYFMFRPKKTTSEP is encoded by the coding sequence ATGCTTGCCCTAAAATTTACCTGGAATCCTCCAACTGGAATTGACCTTGGATTTGTGACCCTTCATTTTTACAGTCTGATGTTCGTTGTAGCTTTTGTGCTGGGCTGGTACTTAATGAAGGGCATGTTAAAACGAGAGGGTCTTTCGATGGAGAAATTAGATTCTCTTTTTATTTATTCGGTACTTGCCATTTTGATCGGGGCGCGCTTAGGTCATGTGTTCTTTTATCAAACCGAGCTCCTTTGGCAAGATCCTTTATCGGTAATCCTTCCCTTTTCATTTGTGCCGGAAATAGAATATACCGGCTTCCGCGGATTGGCCAGTCATGGCGCAGCCATTGGTATGATTGTCGCTATGTATCTGTTCAGCAAAAAAGTCTTAGGAAAACCCATCCTTTATATTTTAGATCGCGTGGTGCTCCCCGTGGCTTCCGGTGCCATATTTGTTCGATTGGGTAATTTCTTCAATTCGGAAATGGTCGGTAAATTAACGGATGGGCCTCTGGGTGTTCAATTTGTTCAAGACCGATTCAATGAGTACCAAATATCAAGACTTACCGGTATCGCTGACCCGAAGAAAGCCTATCAGGCAGTCACTGACAACCCAGAATTTGCTAGCCTGTTGGCAGAGGTTCCTTATCGTTATCCCGGGCAGCTTATGGAAGCTACCGGATACGTATTCGTCTTCCTAATACTCCTATATGTTTATTGGAAGACCGATTTACGCCACAAACAAGGGTTCCTGTTTGGCTTATTTCTGGTCTTATTATGGACCGTACGCTTCTTTGTAGAGTTCTATAAACGGGCTCAGGTAGAAGGCCGCGAAGATTGGATATTTGGGCTTAACACGGGGCAGATCTTAAGTATTCCATTTATCCTGATCGGATTGTATTTTATGTTTCGTCCAAAGAAAACAACCAGCGAGCCATGA
- the rpsT gene encoding 30S ribosomal protein S20: MANHKSALKRIRNSETKRLRNRYQHKTTRSAIKKLREADKKEATEMLPTVNSMIDKLAKRNIIHDNKAANLKSQLAKHVAAL; encoded by the coding sequence ATGGCAAATCACAAGTCAGCATTAAAGAGAATCAGAAATAGCGAAACCAAAAGGTTACGTAACCGCTATCAGCACAAAACGACTCGTAGTGCGATCAAAAAATTACGCGAGGCTGATAAGAAAGAAGCAACAGAAATGTTGCCTACCGTGAACAGCATGATCGACAAATTGGCAAAGCGCAATATCATCCATGATAATAAGGCAGCTAATTTAAAGTCTCAGTTGGCGAAGCACGTAGCGGCTCTTTAA
- the yidD gene encoding membrane protein insertion efficiency factor YidD produces the protein MTIKRLLTVPFLGLIWLYQHLISPWTPASCRYQPTCSQYAKEALHEHGLLRGSWLAIKRIGSCHPWGGSGYDPVPKRDDNSPT, from the coding sequence ATGACAATTAAACGGCTACTAACGGTTCCTTTCCTCGGTCTTATCTGGCTGTATCAACACCTGATCTCACCCTGGACTCCTGCCAGCTGTCGATACCAACCCACCTGTTCTCAATACGCGAAAGAAGCGCTGCACGAACACGGACTGCTAAGAGGCAGCTGGTTGGCGATCAAACGTATTGGGAGTTGTCATCCATGGGGCGGTTCCGGGTACGATCCCGTCCCCAAAAGGGATGACAACTCGCCAACCTAG
- a CDS encoding outer membrane protein transport protein, which produces MKKLAIIFILGLVVPNLNAQSIFDAYQYSKQDILGTARYRGMSGAFGALGGDLSALHRNPAGGAIFERGAAAFTLSTYTLDNETGYFNEFTTTSIRDVEFNQGGGLIVFNNGNSNSPWKKIALAFNYDRTSNFDDEFVASGISNTSVDQYFLINAQGVPLDLLQLQDNESIDDLYQFLGENEGFSAQQAFLGYQAFVIEPNDNNDPNNTAYFSNVASGNFDQRYLYSSFGYNGQGNFNLSTQYGEQLYLGVNLNTHFFDLSRTTILEEQNSNSGSLINSIQFENNLRSLGSGFSFQLGGILEVNPQLRLGATYNSPTWFEISEETTQGIRTERSVDDQVLTELIRPNVINIYENYRLKTPDSYTGSASYIFGPQGLISFDYTFTNYDSMEFRPTGDAFFQQQNNAIGSTFKGAATYRIGGEYRVEQWSLRGGYRFEESPTEDENLIGSLQGFSLGLGYSFGNTRLDFAYDRSQRERAQFLYETGLTTTAQVEQSLSNFVATLSFKL; this is translated from the coding sequence ATGAAAAAACTAGCTATAATTTTCATACTGGGCTTAGTCGTGCCTAATCTCAACGCTCAGAGCATATTTGACGCTTATCAATACAGCAAACAGGATATCTTGGGAACCGCTCGGTATCGAGGGATGAGTGGGGCTTTTGGGGCCTTAGGAGGAGACTTGTCAGCGCTTCATCGCAATCCTGCCGGAGGAGCCATTTTTGAGCGTGGCGCTGCTGCATTCACCCTGTCTACCTATACCTTAGATAATGAAACCGGATACTTTAATGAATTTACGACAACCTCTATTAGAGATGTAGAGTTCAATCAGGGTGGTGGGCTGATCGTATTTAATAACGGCAACAGCAATTCCCCCTGGAAAAAAATAGCATTAGCCTTTAATTACGATCGTACCTCTAATTTTGATGATGAATTCGTCGCTTCTGGAATTTCAAATACCTCCGTCGATCAGTACTTTCTAATCAATGCTCAGGGAGTACCTTTAGATCTCTTGCAGCTTCAGGATAATGAATCCATCGACGACTTGTATCAATTCTTAGGGGAAAATGAGGGCTTTAGCGCACAACAAGCCTTTTTGGGTTATCAGGCCTTTGTCATTGAACCTAATGATAATAACGATCCTAATAATACGGCGTATTTCTCCAATGTGGCCAGTGGCAATTTTGATCAACGGTATTTGTATTCCTCGTTCGGCTATAACGGTCAGGGAAACTTCAACCTGAGCACCCAATATGGCGAGCAACTTTATTTAGGAGTTAATTTAAATACCCATTTTTTTGACCTGTCACGCACCACAATTTTGGAGGAACAGAATAGCAATTCAGGCAGCTTAATCAATTCCATTCAGTTTGAAAATAACCTAAGATCTTTAGGGTCAGGCTTCTCTTTTCAATTAGGAGGAATTTTGGAGGTCAATCCTCAGCTGCGCTTAGGAGCGACCTACAATTCGCCGACCTGGTTTGAAATTTCTGAGGAAACCACGCAAGGAATCCGGACCGAGCGAAGCGTAGACGACCAAGTGCTTACCGAATTGATTCGTCCTAATGTCATTAATATTTACGAGAACTACCGCTTAAAAACTCCGGACAGCTATACTGGAAGTGCCTCCTATATTTTTGGCCCCCAAGGTTTGATCAGTTTTGATTACACCTTCACCAATTACGATTCCATGGAATTTCGCCCTACCGGTGACGCCTTTTTTCAACAGCAGAATAATGCCATCGGCTCCACTTTTAAAGGCGCAGCGACCTATCGAATAGGCGGCGAGTATCGCGTAGAACAATGGAGTCTTCGTGGTGGATATCGCTTTGAAGAATCTCCTACTGAGGATGAAAATCTCATAGGTTCTCTGCAAGGGTTCTCTCTGGGACTCGGTTATTCCTTTGGCAACACCCGATTGGATTTTGCGTATGACCGGTCACAACGAGAACGCGCGCAATTCTTATACGAGACAGGGCTTACCACTACAGCACAGGTGGAGCAAAGCTTAAGCAATTTTGTGGCTACCCTAAGTTTCAAATTATAA
- a CDS encoding DUF192 domain-containing protein yields MRILMIFLLVALTTLSCQEQKKAPSVQPSAPQFTQEGELKLIKQSGDTLTALKIEIADNDYETETGLMHRTQMQDDQGMLFVFEDERPHSFYMKNTLIPLDIIWIGADQVIKNISENAQPMDETSIFSEADVQYVLEVNAGLVEQWGLEIGDQIVWKRR; encoded by the coding sequence ATGAGAATACTCATGATTTTTCTGCTGGTTGCACTGACAACGCTAAGTTGTCAAGAGCAAAAAAAGGCTCCATCGGTTCAGCCCAGTGCTCCACAATTTACGCAGGAGGGTGAATTAAAGCTGATCAAGCAATCTGGAGACACCTTGACTGCACTTAAAATAGAAATAGCCGATAATGATTACGAAACGGAAACCGGACTCATGCATCGCACTCAAATGCAAGATGATCAAGGAATGCTATTTGTATTTGAAGACGAGCGTCCCCACAGTTTCTACATGAAAAACACCCTGATCCCTCTCGACATCATTTGGATCGGTGCTGATCAGGTCATCAAGAACATTTCGGAAAACGCTCAACCTATGGATGAAACCAGTATATTTTCAGAGGCTGATGTTCAGTACGTGCTTGAAGTCAATGCTGGTTTGGTTGAGCAATGGGGTTTAGAAATCGGAGATCAAATCGTATGGAAACGAAGGTGA